A DNA window from Aminipila luticellarii contains the following coding sequences:
- a CDS encoding translation factor GTPase family protein, translating into MKNLVIGILAHVDAGKTTLSEGLLYRSGKIGKLGRVDNKDAYLDTYELEKARGITIFAKQAVFETEDVRITLLDTPGHVDFSAEMERTLQVLDYAILVINGADGVQGHTKTLWHLLNLYQIPVFLFINKMDQKGTDRVKLLQEIRNQLSDGCIEFGEACTDVFYDQLAMCSEPMMEAYLQTGKIETDQIRKAVRVRRVFPCYFGSALKLNGIDELMRGITRYSLLPAYPESFGAKIFKIERDEQGNRLTHMKLTGGTLKVKDSLTNGDWEEKVNQIRIYSGQKFEVVREAEAGIVCAVIGLSYTRPGQGLGIEEMSELPLLEPILSYQLVLPEDCEPRALLPKLRQLEEEEPELHLVWDEQLQEIQVQLMGEVQIEILQSMIQSRYGAEVAFDSGKIVYKETISNTVEGVGHFEPLRHYAEVHLLLEPGARGSGLQFDTVCSEDVLAKNWQRLILTHLEEKTHKGVLIGSAITDMKITLVSGRAHKKHTEGGDFREAVYRAVRQGLKEAESVLLEPYYTFQLELPEKMVGRAMTDVEQMYGTSEISQTDGETAVLTGSAPVSTMRNYQKEVASYTKGRGRLFCSLKGYEPCHNTEEVLTAAGYDSERDLENPTGSVFCTHGAGVIVSWDQVKDHMHVERWLRRDAKVQEILPNRILPEEERWISEEEIDQIMNHTFYANQGRKSVWKRQKPARENSFGPVDMQYTSIPKENKEEYLLVDGYNVIFAWEDLKELAEVNMDSARTKLMDCLSNYQGIRKCQIIVVFDAYRVQGHREEMIDYHNIHMVYTREAQPADQYIERFAYTNQKKYHITVATSDGLQQIIIRGAGCSLLSARELKEEIDRTNERIRQEYKEMQSKNHYYLEDALSPEEKKKMEELTEIPPK; encoded by the coding sequence ATGAAGAATTTAGTGATTGGAATATTGGCGCATGTGGATGCCGGAAAAACGACTTTGTCAGAAGGTCTGCTCTACCGGAGCGGTAAAATCGGAAAGTTGGGAAGGGTGGACAATAAGGATGCTTATCTGGACACCTACGAACTGGAAAAGGCGAGGGGCATCACGATATTCGCTAAACAGGCGGTATTTGAGACGGAAGATGTCCGGATTACCTTGCTGGATACACCGGGTCACGTGGATTTTTCGGCTGAAATGGAGAGAACGCTTCAAGTGCTGGACTATGCTATTTTAGTAATAAATGGTGCGGATGGGGTACAGGGGCATACCAAAACGCTGTGGCATCTGCTGAATCTGTATCAGATCCCTGTTTTTTTATTCATAAACAAGATGGATCAGAAGGGTACGGATCGGGTGAAGCTGCTCCAGGAGATTAGAAATCAGCTGAGTGATGGGTGTATTGAATTTGGTGAAGCCTGTACGGATGTTTTTTATGATCAGCTGGCCATGTGCAGTGAACCCATGATGGAAGCCTATCTGCAAACCGGGAAGATTGAGACAGATCAGATTCGGAAGGCTGTTCGGGTACGCAGGGTATTTCCCTGTTATTTTGGTTCCGCATTAAAACTGAACGGGATTGATGAACTGATGCGGGGAATAACAAGGTATTCGTTACTTCCTGCTTATCCAGAGTCCTTCGGTGCAAAGATCTTTAAAATCGAAAGAGACGAACAGGGCAACCGGTTGACTCATATGAAGCTGACGGGCGGAACACTTAAAGTGAAAGACAGCTTAACAAATGGGGACTGGGAGGAAAAGGTGAATCAAATCCGCATTTATTCCGGCCAGAAATTTGAGGTGGTTCGTGAAGCGGAAGCGGGGATCGTATGTGCTGTAATAGGGCTCAGCTATACCCGTCCGGGACAGGGCCTGGGTATAGAAGAGATGTCGGAATTGCCCTTGTTAGAACCCATATTGTCTTACCAGCTTGTTCTTCCTGAGGATTGCGAACCCAGGGCTCTTCTGCCCAAGCTGCGCCAGCTGGAAGAAGAAGAACCGGAGCTCCATCTCGTGTGGGATGAACAGCTGCAGGAAATCCAGGTCCAGCTCATGGGCGAGGTGCAGATTGAAATTTTGCAGAGCATGATACAGAGCCGGTATGGAGCGGAAGTCGCTTTTGACAGCGGAAAAATCGTATATAAAGAAACCATTTCAAACACAGTAGAGGGAGTAGGACATTTTGAACCCCTCCGGCATTATGCAGAGGTTCATTTGCTGCTGGAGCCCGGAGCACGGGGAAGCGGATTGCAGTTTGATACAGTGTGCAGCGAAGATGTGTTGGCGAAAAACTGGCAGAGGCTCATATTGACTCACTTGGAGGAAAAAACGCATAAGGGCGTGCTGATCGGCTCAGCCATTACCGATATGAAAATCACTTTAGTGTCGGGCAGAGCCCACAAGAAGCATACGGAAGGCGGCGATTTCAGGGAAGCAGTCTATCGAGCCGTGCGGCAGGGCTTGAAAGAAGCAGAATCCGTATTATTGGAGCCTTATTATACTTTTCAGCTGGAATTACCTGAAAAAATGGTGGGACGAGCTATGACGGATGTGGAGCAGATGTATGGCACCAGTGAAATATCCCAGACAGACGGCGAAACAGCGGTTCTTACAGGAAGTGCTCCGGTCAGCACCATGCGGAACTATCAGAAAGAGGTGGCGTCCTATACCAAAGGACGTGGGCGGCTTTTTTGCAGCTTGAAGGGCTACGAGCCGTGTCACAACACAGAGGAAGTACTGACGGCTGCCGGCTATGACTCGGAAAGAGATTTAGAAAATCCAACAGGTTCTGTTTTTTGTACGCATGGAGCGGGGGTTATCGTGAGCTGGGATCAGGTGAAAGATCATATGCATGTGGAGCGTTGGCTTCGCCGGGATGCCAAGGTACAAGAAATTCTTCCAAACCGAATTTTGCCGGAGGAGGAACGGTGGATCAGTGAAGAGGAAATTGATCAGATTATGAACCATACCTTTTATGCAAATCAAGGGAGAAAATCTGTATGGAAAAGACAAAAACCGGCTCGCGAAAACTCTTTTGGACCGGTCGATATGCAATATACCAGTATTCCAAAAGAGAATAAAGAAGAATATCTGCTGGTAGACGGATATAACGTCATCTTTGCATGGGAAGATCTAAAAGAACTTGCGGAAGTAAACATGGACAGCGCCAGAACGAAATTGATGGATTGTCTCAGCAATTATCAGGGAATCCGAAAATGCCAGATCATTGTTGTGTTTGATGCGTACCGCGTACAGGGGCACCGGGAGGAAATGATCGACTACCACAATATACACATGGTATATACGAGAGAAGCACAGCCGGCTGATCAGTACATTGAACGGTTCGCCTATACGAATCAGAAAAAATACCATATTACAGTGGCCACCTCCGACGGATTGCAGCAAATTATTATAAGAGGAGCGGGATGCTCCCTCTTGTCTGCCAGAGAGCTAAAAGAAGAAATCGACAGGACCAATGAACGGATTCGGCAGGAATACAAAGAAATGCAAAGCAAGAATCACTATTATCTCGAAGACGCATTATCTCCGGAGGAAAAGAAAAAAATGGAAGAGCTCACAGAAATTCCTCCTAAATAA
- a CDS encoding amino acid permease, whose translation MSENQHLSRGLKNRHVQLLAIGGAIGTGLFLGSGRSIHLAGPSILFAYLITGIICYFIMRALGEVLLSNLNHHSFVDFVQDYFGNGAAFITGWTYWFCWISLAMADLTAVGLYIQFWFPHIAQWVPSLVALVLLLIMNLTAVKYFGEMEFWFALIKIIAIVSLIVIGCFMILKGFSTDAGPSSFSNLWQHGGWFPNGVSGFILSFQMVVFAFTGIELVGLTAGETENPEHVIPKAINNIPIRIIIFYIGALFVIMSIYPWNAINPAESPFVQVFASVGIASAASIVNFVVLTSAASACNSGIFSTGRMTFSLAQENNAPASLKKLNRNKVPSNATFFSAAVLLISVILNYIMPEGVFVLITSISTFCFIFIWAMMVLCHLKYRRTNPKLAAKSKFKMPLFPLSNYIILAFLAFVLIVLALNAETRVALFVTPVWFVILAGIYTACKSK comes from the coding sequence ATGTCAGAAAATCAACATTTATCCAGGGGATTGAAAAATCGCCATGTTCAATTACTTGCCATTGGGGGAGCTATCGGTACGGGTCTGTTTCTTGGATCCGGCAGATCCATCCATCTGGCGGGACCTTCTATTTTATTCGCTTATTTAATTACAGGAATCATTTGTTATTTTATCATGCGGGCACTGGGAGAAGTTTTGCTGTCCAACCTGAATCATCATTCCTTTGTGGATTTTGTTCAGGATTACTTCGGAAACGGAGCGGCCTTTATCACCGGCTGGACATACTGGTTCTGCTGGATTTCTTTGGCCATGGCGGATTTGACTGCCGTGGGACTGTACATACAATTCTGGTTCCCCCATATTGCCCAATGGGTTCCAAGTCTGGTGGCTTTAGTCCTTTTATTGATTATGAACCTGACCGCAGTAAAATATTTCGGCGAAATGGAATTCTGGTTTGCTTTAATTAAAATTATCGCCATAGTATCCCTGATCGTAATTGGCTGCTTCATGATTCTGAAAGGATTTTCTACGGATGCAGGCCCCTCCAGCTTTTCAAACCTGTGGCAGCATGGCGGCTGGTTTCCCAATGGGGTAAGCGGATTTATTCTTTCCTTCCAGATGGTGGTATTCGCTTTTACGGGCATTGAGCTGGTCGGATTGACTGCCGGTGAAACAGAGAATCCGGAGCATGTTATCCCAAAAGCCATCAATAATATTCCGATTAGAATTATTATCTTTTATATCGGCGCCCTTTTTGTCATCATGAGCATTTATCCGTGGAATGCCATTAATCCGGCTGAAAGCCCATTTGTGCAGGTGTTTGCTTCCGTGGGCATAGCGTCGGCGGCAAGCATTGTAAACTTTGTTGTTTTGACCTCTGCCGCATCGGCCTGTAACAGCGGCATTTTCAGCACAGGACGTATGACGTTTTCTCTGGCCCAGGAAAATAATGCACCGGCTTCCTTGAAGAAATTAAATCGCAACAAGGTGCCCTCTAATGCTACATTCTTTTCTGCCGCCGTCCTGTTAATTTCAGTTATTTTGAATTACATCATGCCGGAGGGCGTATTTGTGCTGATTACAAGTATTTCCACCTTCTGTTTTATTTTTATCTGGGCTATGATGGTGCTTTGCCATTTGAAATATCGCAGAACCAATCCAAAGCTTGCCGCTAAGAGTAAGTTTAAAATGCCACTTTTTCCGCTTTCCAATTACATTATTTTAGCGTTCCTTGCCTTTGTACTGATCGTATTAGCACTGAATGCTGAAACCCGTGTCGCCCTGTTTGTTACGCCAGTGTGGTTCGTCATTCTGGCGGGGATCTATACCGCATGTAAGTCAAAATAA
- the cax gene encoding calcium/proton exchanger, translating to MKILKYLLIFIPVSLAAEFLHASQILIFILSALAIVPLAGIMGEATESISHYVGNRVGGFLNATFGNATELIIGFFAMKAGLFDVVKASIAGSVIGNILLVLGLSMFVGGMKYKTQYFDQKVINVTASMLLFAVIGLTIPAVFTHTVPSALLTTRYEGLSVTVAIIMVSIYILSMVFSFFTHKDLYAVEATEEEKPKWSLKAAVFVLVIATVFIGIESEIFVGTVEPMTKAMGLSEFFVGIILVPIIGNAAEHSTAVLMAHRNKMSVAIEIALGSSLQIILFVTPVLIFLSLMFSPMSIVFNAFELVALIFSVLIANRVASDGESNWLEGVQLIAAYIILAASFFIL from the coding sequence TTGAAGATATTAAAATATTTGCTTATTTTTATTCCTGTCAGTCTGGCGGCAGAGTTTCTGCATGCGTCACAGATCCTGATTTTTATTCTTTCGGCACTGGCGATCGTACCGTTAGCCGGAATCATGGGAGAAGCGACAGAATCCATTTCTCATTATGTAGGAAACCGAGTCGGAGGATTTCTCAATGCAACCTTTGGAAATGCCACAGAATTGATCATCGGTTTCTTTGCTATGAAGGCCGGATTGTTTGATGTGGTCAAGGCGTCCATTGCAGGTTCCGTAATCGGAAACATTTTGCTGGTACTTGGATTGAGTATGTTTGTAGGCGGTATGAAATATAAAACGCAGTATTTTGATCAGAAGGTCATCAATGTCACCGCCAGCATGCTGCTATTTGCTGTTATTGGGCTGACCATTCCCGCCGTTTTTACGCACACGGTTCCATCGGCACTGCTTACTACAAGATATGAAGGCCTCAGCGTTACAGTGGCCATTATTATGGTTTCCATATATATTTTGAGTATGGTTTTTTCTTTTTTCACACATAAGGATTTATATGCGGTAGAAGCCACGGAAGAAGAGAAGCCAAAATGGTCTTTGAAAGCCGCTGTATTTGTTTTGGTAATTGCAACTGTATTTATTGGTATAGAGTCGGAAATCTTTGTGGGAACAGTGGAGCCTATGACGAAAGCCATGGGGTTGAGTGAGTTTTTTGTGGGTATCATACTGGTTCCTATTATAGGAAATGCTGCGGAGCATAGTACGGCTGTTTTAATGGCTCATAGAAACAAGATGAGCGTAGCCATTGAGATCGCGTTAGGTTCAAGTCTGCAAATCATACTGTTCGTCACACCGGTTCTTATCTTTTTAAGCCTGATGTTTTCACCGATGAGCATTGTATTTAATGCCTTTGAGCTGGTTGCCCTGATCTTTTCCGTATTGATTGCAAATCGGGTGGCCAGTGATGGGGAGTCCAACTGGTTGGAAGGGGTTCAGCTGATTGCGGCCTATATTATTTTAGCAGCTTCATTTTTTATCTTGTAA
- the larB gene encoding nickel pincer cofactor biosynthesis protein LarB gives METREVLQKLKNGELSLEEAEQYFRRQPFEELGYAKLDTHRKVRSGFAEVIFCSGKTDEHLLSIFGKLYEEEGEVFGTRASKQQYEMIRQKYPETQYDEVSRIIKIEKTEKKRAGKIAVCTAGTADIPVAEEAAQTAEYFGTYVERIYDIGVCGIHRLLSQIETIQSANCIVAVAGMEGALASVMAGLVDKPVIGVPTSVGYGASMNGLSALLTMINSCANGIAVVNIDNGYGAGYMATQINRLGVKTNPL, from the coding sequence ATGGAAACACGGGAAGTATTACAAAAATTAAAGAACGGAGAGCTTTCTTTGGAGGAGGCAGAACAGTATTTTCGAAGGCAGCCTTTTGAAGAGCTGGGATATGCGAAGCTGGATACCCATAGAAAAGTACGGTCAGGTTTTGCGGAGGTGATCTTCTGCAGCGGAAAGACAGACGAGCATTTGCTGAGTATATTTGGGAAGCTGTATGAGGAAGAAGGAGAAGTTTTCGGAACCAGAGCGTCCAAACAGCAATACGAGATGATTCGGCAGAAATATCCGGAAACTCAATACGATGAAGTTTCCAGGATTATAAAAATAGAGAAAACGGAGAAGAAAAGAGCAGGAAAAATTGCGGTTTGTACAGCGGGAACGGCCGATATTCCGGTAGCGGAGGAGGCTGCCCAGACTGCGGAGTATTTTGGCACCTATGTAGAACGGATTTACGATATCGGCGTGTGCGGTATTCATCGATTATTGTCGCAGATTGAAACCATTCAGAGTGCAAATTGTATTGTAGCTGTTGCAGGGATGGAGGGTGCTTTGGCCAGTGTAATGGCTGGTTTAGTGGACAAGCCTGTCATCGGCGTTCCCACTTCTGTGGGGTATGGTGCATCCATGAACGGATTGTCAGCCCTGTTGACCATGATTAATTCCTGTGCCAACGGAATTGCGGTGGTAAATATTGATAATGGATACGGAGCCGGATATATGGCTACGCAGATTAATCGATTAGGGGTCAAAACAAACCCCCTATAG